Proteins encoded within one genomic window of Zootoca vivipara chromosome 12, rZooViv1.1, whole genome shotgun sequence:
- the EVX1 gene encoding homeobox even-skipped homolog protein 1 isoform X2 codes for METRKEMVMFLEGGQLGSLAVAKRAPSLAEAVGSPGPGPQDKMIHTGCHSPRSGPLPSRERGGGREEEEEVEVLPATGTVPESRSAAAALLSAGQPPPLNRLAAKGQQSSSDTESDFYEEIEVSCTPDCATGNAEYHQHGKGHCSETSAGSPSSGGDPPKGSGGSGGGGSQGSLACSASDQMRRYRTAFTREQIARLEKEFYRENYVSRPRRCELAAALNLPETTIKVWFQNRRMKDKRQRLAMTWPHPADPAFYTYMMSHAAATGNLPYPFPSHLPLPYYSHMGLGATSASAAAAAPFSSPLRPLDTFRVLSHPYPRPELLCAFRHPSLYAGPTHGLSGAGGSPCSCLACHGSQANGLSQRPSGSDFSCSATTRTDSFLTFTPSVLSKASSVSLDQREEVPLTR; via the exons ATGGAAACTAGGAAGGAGATGGTGATGTTTCTGGAAGGAGGTCAACTTGGCTCCCTGGCAGTAGCCAAGAGGGCACCCAGCTTGGCAGAGGCCGTGGGAAGCCCCGGTCCAGGGCCGCAGGACAAGATGATTCATACAGGGTGCCACAGCCCTAGGTCTGGACCCTTACCCTCccgggaaagaggaggaggaagg gaggaagaggaggaggtggaagtgCTCCCGGCGACAGGGACGGTCCCGGAGAGCCGGTCCGCGGCGGCCGCGCTTCTCTCCGCcgggcagccgccgccgctcaaCCGCCTGGCCGCCAAAGGCCAACAGAGCAGCTCGGACACAGAGTCGGATTTTTACGAGGAGATCGAGGTCAGCTGCACCCCGGACTGCGCCACGGGCAACGCGGAATACCACCAGCACGGCAAAG GACACTGCTCGGAGACCTCAGCAGGCAGCCCCAGCAGCGGCGGGGACCCCCCTAAAGGCAGCGGGGGCAGCGGCGGAGGGGGCTCTCAAGGATCGCTGGCCTGCAGCGCCAGCGATCAAATGCGCCGGTACCGCACGGCCTTCACCCGGGAGCAGATAGCTCGGCTGGAGAAGGAGTTCTACCGGGAGAACTACGTCTCCAGGCCCAGGAGATGCGAACTGGCGGCCGCCTTAAACCTCCCAGAAACCACCATCAAG GTGTGGTTCCAGAACCGGCGGATGAAGGACAAGAGGCAGCGCTTGGCCATGACTTGGCCCCACCCGGCAGACCCGGCCTTCTACACCTACATGATGAGCCACGCGGCGGCCACCGGCAACCTGCCCTACCCGTTCCCGTCACACCTGCCGCTCCCTTACTACTCCCATATGGGCCTGGGGGCCACCTCGGCTTCTGCTGCGGCCGCCGCCCCCTTCAGCTCCCCACTGAGACCTCTGGACACCTTCCGGGTCCTCTCTCACCCCTACCCCAGACCAGAACTTCTGTGCGCCTTCAGACACCCTTCCCTCTACGCCGGCCCAACGCACGGACTGAGCGGCGCCGGAGGGAGCCCTTGCTCCTGCTTGGCTTGCCACGGGAGCCAGGCCAACGGGCTGTCTCAAAGGCCTTCGGGTTCGGACTTTAGCTGCTCCGCCACCACCAGGACTGACTCGTTCCTCACCTTCACGCCCTCGGTGCTGAGCAAGGCCTCCTCGGTCTCCTTGGATCAGCGGGAAGAAGTCCCTTTGACCAGATAA
- the EVX1 gene encoding homeobox even-skipped homolog protein 1 isoform X1, translated as METRKEMVMFLEGGQLGSLAVAKRAPSLAEAVGSPGPGPQDKMIHTGCHSPRSGPLPSRERGGGRVEEEDEEEEEEEEEEVEVLPATGTVPESRSAAAALLSAGQPPPLNRLAAKGQQSSSDTESDFYEEIEVSCTPDCATGNAEYHQHGKGHCSETSAGSPSSGGDPPKGSGGSGGGGSQGSLACSASDQMRRYRTAFTREQIARLEKEFYRENYVSRPRRCELAAALNLPETTIKVWFQNRRMKDKRQRLAMTWPHPADPAFYTYMMSHAAATGNLPYPFPSHLPLPYYSHMGLGATSASAAAAAPFSSPLRPLDTFRVLSHPYPRPELLCAFRHPSLYAGPTHGLSGAGGSPCSCLACHGSQANGLSQRPSGSDFSCSATTRTDSFLTFTPSVLSKASSVSLDQREEVPLTR; from the exons ATGGAAACTAGGAAGGAGATGGTGATGTTTCTGGAAGGAGGTCAACTTGGCTCCCTGGCAGTAGCCAAGAGGGCACCCAGCTTGGCAGAGGCCGTGGGAAGCCCCGGTCCAGGGCCGCAGGACAAGATGATTCATACAGGGTGCCACAGCCCTAGGTCTGGACCCTTACCCTCccgggaaagaggaggaggaagggtggaagaggaggatgaagaggaggaggaggaggaagaggaggaggtggaagtgCTCCCGGCGACAGGGACGGTCCCGGAGAGCCGGTCCGCGGCGGCCGCGCTTCTCTCCGCcgggcagccgccgccgctcaaCCGCCTGGCCGCCAAAGGCCAACAGAGCAGCTCGGACACAGAGTCGGATTTTTACGAGGAGATCGAGGTCAGCTGCACCCCGGACTGCGCCACGGGCAACGCGGAATACCACCAGCACGGCAAAG GACACTGCTCGGAGACCTCAGCAGGCAGCCCCAGCAGCGGCGGGGACCCCCCTAAAGGCAGCGGGGGCAGCGGCGGAGGGGGCTCTCAAGGATCGCTGGCCTGCAGCGCCAGCGATCAAATGCGCCGGTACCGCACGGCCTTCACCCGGGAGCAGATAGCTCGGCTGGAGAAGGAGTTCTACCGGGAGAACTACGTCTCCAGGCCCAGGAGATGCGAACTGGCGGCCGCCTTAAACCTCCCAGAAACCACCATCAAG GTGTGGTTCCAGAACCGGCGGATGAAGGACAAGAGGCAGCGCTTGGCCATGACTTGGCCCCACCCGGCAGACCCGGCCTTCTACACCTACATGATGAGCCACGCGGCGGCCACCGGCAACCTGCCCTACCCGTTCCCGTCACACCTGCCGCTCCCTTACTACTCCCATATGGGCCTGGGGGCCACCTCGGCTTCTGCTGCGGCCGCCGCCCCCTTCAGCTCCCCACTGAGACCTCTGGACACCTTCCGGGTCCTCTCTCACCCCTACCCCAGACCAGAACTTCTGTGCGCCTTCAGACACCCTTCCCTCTACGCCGGCCCAACGCACGGACTGAGCGGCGCCGGAGGGAGCCCTTGCTCCTGCTTGGCTTGCCACGGGAGCCAGGCCAACGGGCTGTCTCAAAGGCCTTCGGGTTCGGACTTTAGCTGCTCCGCCACCACCAGGACTGACTCGTTCCTCACCTTCACGCCCTCGGTGCTGAGCAAGGCCTCCTCGGTCTCCTTGGATCAGCGGGAAGAAGTCCCTTTGACCAGATAA